The Bacillus sp. Y1 genome has a window encoding:
- the atpD gene encoding F0F1 ATP synthase subunit beta, with amino-acid sequence MTKGRVLQVMGPVVDVKFESGHLPQIYNALKIVNNAQSESEVDINLTLEVALHLGDDTVRTIAMASTDGLTRGIEVEDTGAAISVPVGDVTLGRVFNVLGEAIDLNEQIPASARRDSIHREAPKFEQLSTQVEILETGIKVVDLLAPYIKGGKIGLFGGAGVGKTVLIQELINNIAQEHGGISVFAGVGERTREGNDLYHEMTDSGVIKKTAMVFGQMNEPPGARMRVALTGLTMAEFFRDDQGQDVLFFMDNIFRFTQAGSEVSALLGRMPSAVGYQPTLATEMGRLQERITSTNVGSVTSIQAIYVPADDYTDPAPATTFAHLDATTNLERKLSEMGIYPAVDPLASTSRALSPDIVGEEHYSVARQVQSTLQRYKELQDIIAILGMDELSDEDKLIVARARRIQFFLSQNFHVAEQFTGQPGSYVPVKETVKGFKEILEGKYDHLPEDAFRLVGRIEEVIESAKKMGVEV; translated from the coding sequence ATGACTAAAGGACGCGTTCTTCAAGTTATGGGTCCGGTTGTTGACGTAAAGTTCGAAAGCGGTCATCTACCACAGATCTATAATGCACTTAAAATTGTAAACAACGCGCAGAGCGAATCTGAAGTTGATATCAACTTAACCCTTGAAGTTGCCCTTCACTTAGGTGACGATACAGTTCGTACCATCGCAATGGCTTCTACTGATGGATTAACTCGTGGAATCGAAGTAGAAGACACTGGTGCTGCTATCTCTGTACCAGTTGGTGATGTAACACTTGGACGTGTATTTAACGTACTTGGTGAGGCAATCGACTTAAATGAGCAGATTCCTGCGAGTGCTCGTCGCGACTCTATCCATAGAGAAGCACCAAAATTCGAGCAACTTTCTACACAAGTAGAAATTCTTGAAACAGGTATCAAAGTAGTAGACCTACTTGCTCCATATATTAAAGGTGGAAAAATCGGTCTATTCGGTGGTGCCGGTGTAGGTAAAACAGTTCTTATCCAGGAGTTAATCAACAACATCGCTCAAGAGCACGGCGGTATCTCTGTATTCGCAGGTGTTGGTGAGCGTACACGTGAAGGTAACGACCTTTACCACGAAATGACTGACTCTGGAGTTATTAAGAAAACAGCGATGGTATTCGGACAAATGAACGAGCCGCCTGGAGCACGTATGCGTGTTGCTCTAACGGGTCTTACAATGGCTGAATTCTTCCGTGATGACCAAGGACAAGACGTTCTTTTCTTCATGGATAACATCTTCCGTTTCACACAAGCAGGTTCTGAGGTTTCTGCCCTATTAGGTCGTATGCCATCAGCGGTAGGTTACCAACCAACTCTTGCTACTGAAATGGGTCGACTACAAGAACGTATCACATCTACTAACGTAGGTTCTGTTACATCTATCCAAGCGATTTACGTACCTGCCGATGACTATACGGATCCGGCTCCAGCTACAACTTTCGCTCACTTAGATGCAACAACTAACCTTGAGCGTAAGCTTTCTGAGATGGGTATCTACCCTGCGGTGGATCCACTTGCTTCAACTTCTCGTGCATTGTCACCTGATATCGTTGGAGAAGAGCATTACTCAGTTGCTCGTCAAGTACAATCAACATTACAACGTTATAAAGAACTTCAAGATATCATCGCGATCCTTGGTATGGATGAGCTTTCTGACGAAGATAAGCTTATCGTAGCTCGTGCTCGTCGTATCCAGTTCTTCTTATCTCAAAACTTCCACGTGGCTGAACAGTTCACGGGACAACCAGGTTCATATGTTCCTGTTAAAGAAACGGTGAAAGGCTTCAAAGAAATCCTAGAAGGTAAGTATGACCATCTTCCAGAAGATGCATTCCGTCTTGTAGGTAGAATTGAAGAAGTAATCGAATCTGCAAAGAAAATGGGCGTAGAGGTCTAA
- a CDS encoding F0F1 ATP synthase subunit gamma, whose amino-acid sequence MASLRDIKSRITSTKKTSQITKAMQMVSAAKMNRAEMNAKAFVPYMTKIQEVTASIAQGSKGVQNPLLTSRPVKKTGYVVISSDRGLAGAYNSNVLRQLFNTIKSRHKSNDEFAIIAIGRVGRDFFKKRNMPVILDIIGVPDQPSFAEIKDIASKTVGMFADETFDELYLYYSHYVSAIQQDVTEKKLLPLTDIKSEGKLTSYEFEPSAEEILDVLLPQYAESLIYGALLDSKASEHAARMTAMKNATDNANDLISNLSLVYNRARQAAITQEITEIVGGAAALE is encoded by the coding sequence GTGGCATCATTACGCGATATAAAATCTCGTATTACTTCAACGAAGAAGACGAGCCAAATTACAAAAGCCATGCAAATGGTATCTGCTGCAAAGATGAATCGTGCGGAAATGAACGCGAAAGCTTTCGTTCCTTACATGACGAAGATTCAAGAGGTTACTGCTTCGATCGCACAAGGAAGTAAGGGCGTGCAAAACCCATTGCTTACAAGCCGTCCGGTAAAAAAGACTGGGTATGTAGTCATTTCTTCTGACCGTGGTCTTGCGGGTGCATACAACAGTAACGTGCTAAGGCAGCTATTTAATACAATTAAAAGCCGTCACAAATCAAACGACGAGTTTGCGATTATCGCCATCGGACGTGTTGGACGTGACTTTTTTAAGAAACGCAATATGCCGGTTATTCTGGACATCATTGGAGTTCCAGATCAACCAAGCTTCGCTGAAATAAAAGACATCGCATCAAAGACCGTTGGCATGTTTGCTGATGAGACATTTGATGAGTTGTACCTATATTACAGCCACTACGTAAGTGCGATTCAACAGGATGTAACGGAGAAGAAGCTTCTTCCACTAACTGATATTAAATCAGAAGGGAAACTTACATCTTACGAGTTTGAACCATCTGCGGAGGAAATTCTTGATGTCCTATTGCCACAGTACGCGGAAAGCCTAATTTATGGCGCCCTTCTTGACAGTAAAGCAAGTGAGCATGCTGCAAGGATGACTGCTATGAAGAATGCAACAGACAACGCAAATGATCTAATCAGCAACCTAAGCCTTGTCTACAACCGTGCACGTCAAGCGGCAATTACACAAGAAATTACTGAGATTGTTGGTGGAGCAGCGGCATTAGAATAG